TCGACGCCGTCGTTCTCACCCACCAGCACGGCGACCACGTCGAACAGCTCGAGGCCGTCTGCGAAGCGTTCGACCCCGAGGTGTACGCCTACGCCGACCATCCCGACCGAACTTACGAGCTCGCCGACGGCGACGTCGTGCCGATCGGCGACGAGGAGTTCGAGGTCGTCTTCACGCCGGGTCACGCCGACGACCACGTCTCGTTCGTCTCCGAGACGACGCTCTTTTCGGGCGACGTGGTCGTCCACGACGACGGCGCGTTCGACTACGGCAGCTTCGGCCGCACCGACATGCCCGGCCAGTCACGCGAGGAACTCATCGAGAGCATCGACCGACTGCTCGAGCGGCTGCCCGACTCGGTCGAGCAGCTGTACGCCGGCCACGGCGGTGTCTTCCACGGCGACGTCCGCGACGTCGTCGAGACAGCGCTCGAACGGGCCGAAAAACGCGAACCGAAGTATCCCGACGGATAGCTGGCCTCCGAGCGCGTTCCGTCACACCGCGTGCGTCGGCGTCGCTCGAGCGGTCGGTGAGTCGATGTCGACGGTCGCCGTCGACAAGGAAACGGACGGCAGCACCGATCGAGTGGCCGATCAGGTGCTGCGCGCTTCTTTCGCCTTGGGGCGGAGTTTGTCGTAGCCGCACTTCCGGCAGCGTTCGGCTCGCTGGTGGTTGCGGGCGTTACAGCGCATACAGATCAGTTTGTCGAGAGTCCGTCGCTCGGCGGCGTCGAAACTGGCCATGCGGGTGGATTGGCCGGTCGTGCATTTAATGGCACTGATCTCGTTCGAGCGGAGTCGATCCGTCGACGACCACTCACACGACGGTCAGTCGGTGTCGGCCGACTCGTCGGCGAGGTAGTCGTCCTGGACGGCGACGACCTCACTCGAGTCCGTGCAGTCGGCGTATCGGCGAAGCGGCTCCTCGTTGAGCGTCAGGAACGTCTCACCCCAGCGAAACGGCTCGAGCAGGTGGGCCGCCTGCTCGCGGTCGCCGAAGATAGCGAGGGCGGCGGCGAGCGCTTCGGCGGTAGTGAGCCGGAACGGCCGGCCGTAGTTGACGGGGTTCGCGGCGACGAGGAAGGGGAGCGCGCGATGGACACCGCGCATGGTAAAGGCCGCCTCCTCGGCCGACTCCCAGGAGCAGTCGAGTGCGACGATCGTGTCGAGCGCCTCCTCGGCGTCGGCGGGCGACAGCGCCCGCTCGGCGTGCGGGTTGAGCACGACGCCGTAGGGCACCGCGCGCATCGACCGGTGGAGGATCGCCCGATCGAATCGCTCGAGGCGACGTGCAGTACACTTCTTCGGGTCGTCGTCGCCCTCGTAGTAGACGTGACACTCCACGTGTGGACTGTCGGGTGCGGTGGTATAAAGCGCCGCGGTCGGCGTGGAACCGTTCTCGGAGCGGTACTCAGTCGTCGTCGTCGCTCTTTTTCGCGACCCGATCGTCGACGACGTCGATCGGAACCCCGGCGTCCATTCCCCGGCTCCCTTCGGCGTCGCCGAAGCCAGCGCTCAGTACGCGGGTCAGCGCGTCCTCGACGTCCTCGTCGAGTTCGGTGATGCGGTCGGGTTCGACCTCGATGACGAACCCCGTCGTGATGTTCGGCGAGGTCGGCATGAACAGTACCTCACGGCCGTCGCTGGTCTTCTTGCCCGTCTTGAACGCCGTCATCCGAAGCCCGTTCCAGGTCTCGAGTTTGACGGGCGACTGCAGGGACTCCTGTTCGCCGAAGGCGGTCTCGGCGGCCATCTTCGAGGCGTTGTAGACGACGCGCAGCCCCGGAACGCTGTTGGCGACGTCGTCGACCATCCGTTCGACGAGGCCGCCAACCGTCGTGCGCATGAGATAGCCCATCGAGAGTGTGAGGATCGCGAAGACGGTCAGCGCAACGATGACGCGAAGAAACTGTGCGATCTGTTCGCGGCTCTGTTCGGCCTGGTCCGAATCACCCGGGATAAGCGGTATGAGCGCGTCCGCATCGAGGATGAGCCCGGGCGTAATGCCGGCGATGAGCCCGTAAAGCCAGTAGATGATGTAGAGGGTGACGAGGATCGGGCCGAGGACGACGAGCCCGCTCGCGAAGTCCCGCTTCCACGAGGTCATGTACCCAAACTCACACCATAGGATTATGAGCCCTTCCTTTTACCGGCCGAGCACTGCTCGCAGTGCGAACCGTACATTCTCCTTTCGTTCCATCACCCGTCGGTAAAAGTACGACTTCCACCGGCTCCCGTATGGGAGGTACTGCCAGACCTCGTACTCCTCTGCGAGCTCGTACTGTGCGTCTTCGCGAACGCCCATGAGCATCTGGATCTCGAACGGCGTTCCGTGGGTCTCGTACAACCCGATCGCGTGGTCGATCATCTCGGGATCGTGGCTCGCGACTGCGATCCCGTCGTCGTACCGTTCGAAGGCGTACGCGAGCAGCGCCCGGTACTCCCGATCGACGACCGCCTTGTCCGTGTAGGCGACCTCGGCCGGCTCGTCGTAGGCTCCCTTCGTGAACCGCACCTTCCCGGGGACGGCTGCGAGACGCTCGACGTCTTCCCGGGTGCGTCGCAGGTTCGCCTGTACGCAGACGCCGACCCCGCCGCCGTGTTCGCGCGCCAGCGCCTCGTAGGCGTCGAGGGTCGCGTCCGTCGTCGTGTGATCTTCCATATCGATCCAGACGAAGACGTCGCGTTCGGCCCCGCGCTCGACGATTCCCGACAGCAGGTCGCGAAAGACGTCCTCGCCGAGGTCGAGGCCGAGCTGAGACGGCTTGACCGAGACGCAGGCCTCGAGCCCCGCGTCGGCGACGTCGTCGATCAGCTGGCGGTACGCCGCCGCGTCCGCCTCGGCGGTCTCGCGGTCGTCGTAGTGCTCGCCGAGCAGGTTGACGATCGCCTTCACGTCGCGGTCGTTCACGCGTCGAACGCGCTCGAGCGCGACCGCCGGAGACTCTCCCGCGACGAAGCGGTTCGCGATGGGCGGGATCATACGGAACAGTTCGCGCGCCAAATACTAGTTTGTTCGTGACGAGTTCCCGGAAGAACCGCGCCGGGACGAACCACCGGCCGTTAAGACAGGACAGCCCGTCGGACCCGACATGGCAGTACTCGAGACGATCGTCGTCGCGTTCTGGGCGATGTTGCCCGCCTACGTGCCGAACAACGCCGCGGTGCTCGCCGGCGGCGGCCGACCGATCGACGGCGGTCGGACCTGGGGTGGGAGACGGATTCTCGGCGACGGAAAGACCTGGCGTGGCACGGCCGTCGGAACGGCCGTCGGCGCCGCGCTGGCGCTCTTGCTCAACGCCATCGGGAGTGACGTCGGCTCGGCGCTCGGCGTTTCGTTACCGACGTTCCCGCCCGCGGTCGTCATCGCGCTTCCGTTCGGGGCGATGCTCGGCGACATCCTCGCATCGTTTCTCAAACGACGGACCGGACGCGAACGGGGTGCGGCGTTCCCGGGCGTCGACCAGCTAGACTTCGTCGTCGTCTCGCTCGCACTCGCGTTCCTCGTCGAACCCGGCTGGTTCCTCGAGACGTTCACCCTTCCCGTGCTCGCAGTCATCGTGATCATCACGCCGGTTCTCCACGTGACGACCAACGTCATCGCCTACAAACTCGGGCTGAAGAACGAACCCTGGTGAGGGGCGCTCGCTCGTGTCGTCCTGTAGAAAGCTCTTTGCCATCGGCGCCTGCAGTACCAAACATGGACGACGACCCGGCGACCCGCGTCCGTGAGAACCTCACGGAGATCACGGCGACGCTCGTCACGGGACTCTGGCTCCTGTTGCTGTTCACGCCGGGAACCGGACAGCTGTGGCTCCCCGTCTTGCTCGTCGGCTACATCGTCGTCGTCCCGATCGTTGCCCTGCTGTTCGGCGACGAGGCGGATCGACGCGAGTGGTGGGAGTGGGAAGACGAGGAGTCAGAAGCCGTCGACTCGAGCGACGAGGCGTCCACCACTGTCCCTTCGTCGCCGAGCCAGTCGAACAACCGGAATGCCCTCGAGACCCTGCGCGATCGCTACGCCCGCGGCGAACTCACCGACGAGCAGTTCGAACACAAACTCGGGCGCTTACTCGAGACCGAGACGCTCGAGGACGTCGAGAAGTGGGCGCAGGACGCCCGTGACGAGCGGGATCGGAACCTCGAGTACGAGAGCTGACTCGCGGCTGTCGCGGATCGTTCGTTGTTGGTGCGTTCGTGATCACCCCACTCGTTGCCCTGCTGTTTGGCGACGAAGAGGACCGAAGGGAGTGGCTGGACGACGATGAGTCAGAAGCAGGTAACTCGACCGACGAGTCGTCCGGAACGGTGTCCGGCGAGGATCGAAATGGACACCGTTTTTGTCGGTGGGTTGTGATTACCCGCCATGGCACGACGGACGAACTGGTTCTTCCAGTCGCTGACGGCGATTGCCGCGGTCGCGACGCTCCCGCTGGGAATCCTCGCGGGGCTGTTCGTCGGTCTCACCGCCGCCCTCGCCGTCTTCGTCGTGGGGTGGCTCCTGCTGGTGCCGACCTTCGCGATCCTCTCGGGTGAGACGATGGCCGTCGGCACGGACCCCGATGAGGTCGAGCGATGGATGGACGTCGCCGAACGGGCGAAGGAACGAGGACGCAACGGCAACGAGACGGCCGACGAGAACTCCCTCGAGACGCTGCGCGATCGCTACGCCCGTGGCGAACTCACCGACGAGCAGTTCGAACACAAACTCGAGCGCTTACTCGAGACCGAGACGCTCGAGGACGTCGAGAAGTGGGCGCAGGACGCCCGTGACGAGCGGGATCGGAACCTCGAGTACGAGAGCTGACTCACGGCTGTCGCGGACGACTGGTCGGCCGCCGGCTACGACTCGAGTCGCGACCACTCGAGCCGACCGACGGCTGCGGGGGCGAGTAAGATGCCCACGACGATGGCCGCGTAGACGACGACGAACGCCGGCTCGAACCAGCCGACGATCGACTCGACGACGACGGCGACGGCGACGAACGCCAGGCCGCCGAGGGCGAGTATCGCACCCTCGAGTCGCGACCGAAGCGCGGGGAGCTCCTCGAGTCGACTCGAGACGGCCAGTCCGCCGAGGCCGCCGCCGAGGGCGATCAGCGCCTGGTCGGCGCCCCCGGTGACGACGATCGACGGAATCGCGAGGACGGCAGCGATGGCGAAGCCACGGCGTGGGTCGCCAGCGACGAGTCGTTCCAGGACGAGCAGAAAGGCGACGCCGAGGGCGCCACCGACGAGCACGTCTCCGAGGTAGTGGACGCCGAGAACGACGCGCGAGAGGGCGATGAGCCCGATCAGCGTCGCGGCCCCGGCGACCACCCTGAAATCGCGCGTGCGGTCGAACGCCGAGACGAGCCCACCGTAGACGAGGGCGGCGGCGAAGGCGTGTCCGCTCGGGAAGCCGTACTCGTCGCCGTCGAGCGGGATCAAGAAGAGTTCCTCGGGTGGTCGTGGCATCCCGAGAATCGCCTTCAGGCCGATCAGGAACGCCGCCCCGGCGAGCGTGTAGCTCACGACGAGCGCCGTCTCGTGTCGGCGCGTGAGCCAGTAGTTCATCGCGAGCACGAACATCAGCGTCGTCGACGCGCCGAGTTCGGTCACGAACACCGCGACGTCGACGTACGCCTCGGGAAACGCCTCCCTGATCACTTCGCTCTCTCCCTCGAGTCGCATCTCGTCTTCACGTACTCGAGCGTGGGCCTCGCCAATAAACGGTTCCGGTTCGGTGGGTGAAAGAGAGGCGATGGGAGACGGATGGGCGAGGTGACAGTCCACCGCGGACGTCACGCCCGGCCGACGGTCACGTAGAACGGAACGGTCTCGCGTCGGCAGTACTCCCCGTCGCGCATCTGCTCGACGACGTCCCGACCCATCGCGCGCCACTCACTGCGGAGGTCGTCGTAGCCCGCCGGCGAGAGGTCGCCCGCGAGCATCGTCTCCCGGTCGTCGGCCAGCCCCGATCCCGTCGCCTTCCGCCGGGCGGCGGCCAGCGCCGGGTCGTCGTACGGCGGTTCGATCGTCCGCGTGTGGTCGTACCGCCTGGTCTCGAGTACCTCGAGGTCGGCCGCCTCGAACGTCTCGCTCGCGTCCGCCCCGAGGGAAACGTCCGTCTCGATCCCCTCGAGGTAGGCCCGTCGGGCGCGGCGGGCGAGCCGGGCTTCGCTCGCCACGCTCGAGTCGATCGCCACCGCGGCGTTGTCGGGTTCGATCGCCGCGACGAGGTCGCTCGAGACGCGGGCGAACTCCGAGACGGCCGCGACGGGGTCGGGGAGGTTGATCAGCAGCGCCTGGCAGACGACGAGGTCGACCGCGTCGTCGGGGAACGGCAGTCGCGTGGCGTCGCCTGCGACGACTGGCACGTGTTCGCGGGCAACCTCGAGCAAGCCGGGGTCGGCGTCACAGCCGATTACCTTGCCCGGTGACTCGGCGGCGAGCACGCGGCTCAGCTCGCCCGTGCCACAGCCGACGTCGAGGATTCGCTCGCGGTCGTCGAGCTCGAGCGGGACGAGCGCGTCGCGGGAGTCAGCCCACATGCCCTCGCGGGTCCGACGCAGGTAGTCGGCGGAAAACCGGCGCACGGGGGCCGCTTTGGCCGGTGTGGGTAAAAGCGGGTCGATTCGCTCGAGCGAACACGACGAGCACATGGTGTAGCGGTGACGAGGTCCGACGGCTCGATCCGGACGACAAACAGGCAGACACGGCTCGCACGAAACAGATCGGATCGCCGGCCCTCGAGCAACCCTCGCCGGCGTCGCTCCCCAACCGGTCGGTACACCTATAGGTTTGCCGCGTGACTGGTCTCGACGTGCACACGAGCGCCGCCCAGGCCGTCCTCGACGGCTACGCGGACGGGATGCCGTACGAACGACTCGCGAGAGCGTTCCTCGAGTTCGATCGCGTCGCTGGCGACGACCCCGTGCTGTTGCTCGTCGAGGCGGCTGCGTCGACGACCGGCCAGGGCTACTTCACGGGCGTCCGAGCGACCGTCGAGCGATTTCGCGACGCGTTCGTCGATCCCGGTCGGGTGCGGACCTTCGCAGCCCTCGCCGCGCTCGATCCTCAGGACGACACCCTCGTCGAGGCCGTCGGCGCGCAGCGAAAGCGTCACGTGCTGTGTGCGGCCGCGACGGTCCTGGCCGATCGATCGGCGGGGGACGACCTCGAGGCGCTTCGCTCGTGGGCGGCCGCGGCGGACGTCTACCGGTACGACGAGGACCCGATCGGCGCGATCTCGGGCGTCGGCCCGGCGACGTTCCAGTATCTTCGGCTGCTCGCCGGCGTCGACACCGTGAAGCCCGATCCGCAAGCAATCGCCCTCGTCGAGGCCGTCGCCGACGAGCTCGAGTCCTCGCCGCTCGACGCCTCGGAGCCGCTGCGGACGGTCGCCTCCTGTGAGTGGCTGGCGATCGAGACGAGCTACCGACGGATCGAACTCGACCAGCTGGCCTGGGTGACGTTCGCCGACGAGCGCGAACTCGAGGCGGCCGCCGCCGCGGGAATTCTGTGAGCTAAGCAGGGGCGACACGTCGGCGCCAGTCACTCGAGCCGTGCGTCCGTGATCTGAATCCGTCCGCGCGTCCCCTCCCACTTGGGCTCGTACTCGAGGGCGATCCGTCGGTCCATGTGCGGGCCGTCGACCACCAGCGTCTCGAACTCGCCGCCCTCGCCCAGGATGTGGACGCCGTAGCGCTCGTTGAGCGCCTCGAGCTCTTCGAGCGCCGCTTCGTCGATCGTCCGACCGAGCCAGGACTCGTCGAGGCCGCCCGCCGCCACCTGGACGATCACGATCTCGAAACCCGCGTCGAGCATCTGGTCGGCCAGCGTCCGTGGGTCCTCCCGCCACAGCGGCGCGAAGAGGTCACAGTCGAGCCGGTCGCACATCGCTTCGATGCGACTCGTCTGGTACTCACTCTCGACGGCGCCCGCGGTGACGCCCGCGAGGCCGCCCTCGAGTTCGGCATCGAGGTCGCGCAGTGCGGCCTCGAGCGGCTCGAGCTCGGCGTCGCCCTGGGTTCCGGAATCGGCAGCCGCCTCGGCCTCGAAGTCGTCGGGTTCGACGTCGACGAGTGGGATGCCGACGCTCTCGGCGGCCAGCGTCGCCAGATCGGTCGCCGGTACGTGGTACATGTAGGAGTCACCCGCCGGGTGGACGGTGACGAGCCGTCGCACGTCGAGGCCGCGCTCGAGCGCCCGGTAGAGCGCCCAGGAAGAGTCCTTGCCGCCCGAAAAGAGGCTCACCCACGCCCCGTCTGTTTCGCTCATGGGGGTACGCTACGTCCGCTCGGGTAAAGGGATGGCGAGACCGGTCGACGGCGATCAGCCGTCCGATTCCGCGTCGTCCTCGTTCGTGGCGGTCGATTCGGTGTCGGAGTGGGAGCCGCCGTCGGTGAGTTCTGGATCCGATCCAGGGCCACCGGCGTCCGACTCACTCGCAGTCGCCGGATTCGAGCCACCTCCGGCGTGTTCGCCCTCCGGCTCGGCGTCGGCGTCCGTCGACTCCTCGAGGTTGGCGCCGCCGAACGACGAGCCGATACGAACGCCCAGGAGGCTCACCACGAGGGCGGCGACGACGAAGATCGCGAGGCGCTGGCCGGCTTCGACGACGAAGCTGTCGACCGAGAGCGCGCCGACGCCCATCGCGGGCACCTCGAGCGGGCCGAGGACGGTCGCCTGCTGGAGGAAGTAGCCGGAGAAGCCGCGGACGACGAGGCCGACCGCGAGGACGATAAAGGGCAGGTTGAGCAGGGAGCTACGCAGCGGTTCCTCGTCGATGATCTCGTCGAGCAGCCGGCCGGCGCTCGCCGTCAACGCGGCCATCGCCAGCCAGGGGACGCTGTCGAAGGCAAAGCGCATCGCCGGGAGGAACACGCCCTGTGGGTCGTCGAGCGTCGAGACGCCGAGCGCGCCGGCGAACAGCCCCACGAGCGTCAGTCCAACGGCGACGACGTAGGTGACGACCGACACCTGGCCAGTGTACAGCGACTCCCGGGCGCGGCGAGCGAGCGCGGTCAGGATCTCGTCGACGCTGAACCCCTTGTAGAGCAGGAAGAGGCCGATGACGGTCGTGATCGCGGCCGCGCCCTCCGCCGTCCCGAACCGGATCGCGAGGATCGGGAATGCGAGTAGCGTGAGCCCGATCGGAACGAGGATCGTCTGACGGAGCTCCTCGTCGGCGAGAAACTGCTTGAGCAGGTAGTACGTCGACTCGATGTCCCGGGCCTGGCGGACGACCACCCGGTCGACGGAGTCGACCCGGACGCGACTCTCGACGATCGGCACCAGCCGCTCGTCTTCCGCGCTGTCGATGACGACCACGGCGGAGTCGGGGTCGTACTCCGCGATGAGGTCGTCCAGCTGGCGTGCCACCGCGCGATCGGCGCTCACCATCGAGTCCCGGTCGCCCGAGACGACGGCGACCACCGGCTCCTCGTCGTCGTCGCGCAGGCTCTGGGCGACCCGCAGGGTCTCGAGCAACGAGTTCACTCCCGAGTCCTCGGGATCGGCGAGCCCGACGTCGGTCACGAGCGCGCGAACTGCCTCCCAGCCGACGACGGGCGTCCGAAGGCCGGTCTTGCGGCCGACGTCGTCGTTCCGGTCGAGGCAGACGACCAGCGTTGTCACGGTGTCCGATGCATTCCCTGTGACGATAAAACCACTTATCGTTCGACCCCGTGCGGTGGGCCGTCAGTCCGTCGGTTCGAGCATCCTGTGTCAGATCCGCAGCCGAAACTCGCGGTCGTCCACGACGCCCGCCACGCCCGCGCCGAAGGCGTAGGCGACGCGCTGGGCGCCGCCACCCAGCCGTTGCATCAGCGGCCGCTCCGGTTCGAACTCCGTGACGGCTACCGTCTCGAGCTCGAGTCGATCCGCGAGCGCCTCCTCGACGTCCTCGCGGGTGCCCAGTTCGTCGACGAGACCGAGGTCGTGGGCCGTCTCGCCGAGGTAGACTCGTGCCTCTGTGTCACGGATCTCGTCGGGCTCGAGCTCTCGGCCGTCGCTCACCCGGTCGACGAACGTCTCGTAGTACTCGTCGATCAGTCCCTGGAGATAGTCACGTTCGTCGTCGTTCATTTCCTTCAGCGGAGTGCCCGCGTCTTTGTACTCGCCGGCGGTAAAGCCCTCGTAGGAGAGGCCGACCTTCTCGGCGAGCTCCGTGGCGTTGACCCGCGAGCCGATGACGCCGATCGAGCCGACGATGCTCGCCTCGCGCGCCCAGAGTTCGTCACAGCCGCTGGCGATCCAGTAGCCGCCGCTGGCACAGACGTCGGTCGCGTACGCGATCGTTGGCCCCTCGAACCGCTCGGCGGCGAGTCTGATGTCGTCGCTCGGGACGACCTCCCCGCCCGGCGTATTGAGCTTCAACAGGAGTGCCCGGACGTTGCCGTCGTCGTTCGCCCGGTCGATCTGCTCGACGATGGCGTCCGCCGGTGTCGCCCGCGGACTCGAGGGGAGCGGGCCGCCGCCGCCATCGCGCGTGATCGGCCCCTGGACGGCGACCTCGGCGACGTCGTAGTTCGGAAAGAGCGACCGGGCGACGTTGCTCGCAACCCTGACCCCGAGGAGGACAGCCACGAGCGCGAACAGGATGCCGAGGAGGTCCGCGAGCGTTTCCGGAACGACCACGAACAGAAAGATGCCGGCGGCGGCGAACGACACGGCGCCGACCACGACGACGACGAGCCGGCCGACCGTTCGACTACCCACCACCGGGGACACCTCGATTCATACCCCACTCTGGGGCTGCTGGACTGTTAAGCGTTGACGTCGACGGAGTCGAGTGGTCTTGATCGAGCGCAGTGCGTACGCACCGATCGCGAGCCGTCGCGTGAGCAGCGTGGCGCGGCTCGTCGCAGTGGCGCGGCTCGTCGCGAAAAAAAAAACCGAGTGAGAAAGACCTCGAGAAAGTTAGAGCAGACCGGTCTTCTGCAGCTTCATCAGGTCCTCGGTGTCGAGGGTCTCGCCTTCCTTGAACTTCTGGTAGATCTCCTCGGCCTCGGCCTTGGCTTCCTCTTTCTTCTTGTCGCGAGCGGACTTGCGCTGCTTTTCTTCCTGTTTGTCCATCTCGCGCAGGCGCTTCTGGACGCGGACGAAGTCCTCGTGGTGACGGTCGGCAGCTTCCTGGGCCTCGACGAACGACTCGTGCATCTCGTCGGCCTCGTCACGGACGTCGTCGGCCTCGCGGTAGGCCTCGATCATCTGGTTGTGGTGCTCCTGGGCCTGGTCGGCGAGCTCCGTCACCTTCTGGTGATGTTGTGACGCCTCAGAGCGGACCTCCTCGGCCTCCTCGATGAGCTCCTCTAGGTCTTCGTTCCCCTCGAGTTTGTCCTTGCGCTCGGCGTACTCCTCGCGCTTTGACTCGATCTTCTCGATCAGCTCGCGCTCTTCGTCGCTCGAGAGGACCTCGGTCTGCTGTTTGAACTCGAGCTGTTCGATCTCGGCCTCGAGTTCCTCGAGATCCTTGCCTTCGTCGAGCTCCATGTCGGATTTGAGCTTCTCGACGTGGTCGAACAGCTCGTTGGCCTCGGCGTTGAGCTCGTTACGCAGCTGTTTGTGCTCCTGGACCTGCTCGTTGAGCTCGTCGCGTTTCTCGCGGTGTTCTTGCGCCTCGTCGACCTTCTCGCGCGTCTTCGCGTTGAGGTCGTCGCGCTTGGAGGCGCGTTCAGAAGCCATCTGGTTCAGCTCGTTTCGTCGGTCCCGGAGTTGTCCGGCCTTCTTGATGAGCTGGCCTTTGGAGTCGTTTTCGAGGTGTTCGTCTGTGAGTTCGATGTTTTGCGATTCGTCTACCATGTGTTAGTAAACCCTCTGTGCCATACCCGCACCGACGAACGCGGACGCTCGAGACCTGCGAAACCTCGGTGAATAAGATTCCCTGTCATCGATTGTCGAGCGATACACGCCTCGCCGGTGGCGTTCTGGTACTGGCAACTACTGTGGCCCGCAATTTAAATGTACCGGTCGGAAATACCGTGGAAATCGTTAGCAGGGAGGCCTGTCAGCCCGTGTAACCGGTTCACACGACCGTCCGATCCGCATATAACTCGTCGGGGTCGAAAACAGGGTGACGACCCGTCCAACTCCGTCGGTCAGAACAGATCCTCGAGGCGGTCGTCCGTGAACAGTTCGGCCCGATCGACGGACGCTGGCTCCCGTTCGTTCTGGGCCTGGCGTGCACGTTCCATGAACTCGCCGATCCGATCTGACCGCTCCGTTCCGCCGAGTAAGACGAGTGCGGCGAGCCGATCGCTCTCGAGCGGGAAGTCACCGCCCCGGACCTGCATGCTCGTCGTCTCGTCCTCGAGCCAGCGACGGGCCTTCTCGACGCCTTTTCTCGAAATGCGGTCGGGAGCGCCGGCGATCACCAGCAGCGCCGAGTCGGCCTCCGTCGCGTCCGGAAGGCTGGTACCGGTGAGTAGTGCCTGTCGGGCGACGCTCAGCACGGTGGTGATGTTCTCGGCACTGTCTTCGGCGGCGACTGCGCTGGCGTAGCCGAGTGCCGCGATGCCGCCGCTGCGGAGGGTGTTGATCACTTCGCTCGAGTCGACCACGCTCTCGCCGACACCCTCGATGGCCTCACCCGCGGCGAGCAGGAGGCCGACGCGCTGGGCGATCTTCGCGTTGATCGTCTCGAACGCACCCTCGACGCTCTCGCCCTGTTCGTGCCAGGCGTCGTTATCGATCAGGAGGGTGGCGTCCGCCTCGCGGACGAGCGTCTTCAGCGAGCGCCCGGCGTTGGCCTGATAGAGCGCGCCCTCGTTTCGGCCGGGGAGAATACCGAGGGCGTAGACCGGAACGTCGTAGATGCGCGTGAGGTGGTGGACGAGCGCCGGCGCGCCACCGGAGCCGGTGCCGCCGCCGAGTCCCGCGACGACCCAGATGGCCTCCGCCCGCGACGTCACGTGGCCGTCGAGGGCGGTGAGCACCTCGTCGACGTCCGACGCCATGACTTCGGCGCCGAGTTCGTTGTCGCCGCCGACCCCGTGGCCGTTCACGCGGTCCTGTCCGATTAACACCGTCTCGACGAACTCGAGTCCCTGGAGGTCCGCACGCGCGGAGTTGATCGCGAGGGCACCCTGGACCGCGTTGAACTCCATCTCCGCGTCGAAGCGGGTCAGGCGCTCGGTCACCTTCCCGCCAGCCTGTCCGACGCCGATGAGGGCGACTTTCATGAGGAGTAATTATCGTCACATCAATTTAATGTTGCGCTGCTGGGTTCGTCGTTTCCACTGGGTACGAAATCGCGAGTCGACGGCTCGTCGAAGCACACCACCTGGACGAGATCAGGGATGCCAGCCGGTCGTAGCGCTGTCGAGGACGAGCCACGACGGCAGCCGTCGACACCGGCCACAGGTTTATCCGGGATCGCGCAGCGAGTGCCCGCATGCACTCGCCGACCGACCGAGACG
This portion of the Natronobeatus ordinarius genome encodes:
- a CDS encoding proline dehydrogenase family protein, which encodes MIPPIANRFVAGESPAVALERVRRVNDRDVKAIVNLLGEHYDDRETAEADAAAYRQLIDDVADAGLEACVSVKPSQLGLDLGEDVFRDLLSGIVERGAERDVFVWIDMEDHTTTDATLDAYEALAREHGGGVGVCVQANLRRTREDVERLAAVPGKVRFTKGAYDEPAEVAYTDKAVVDREYRALLAYAFERYDDGIAVASHDPEMIDHAIGLYETHGTPFEIQMLMGVREDAQYELAEEYEVWQYLPYGSRWKSYFYRRVMERKENVRFALRAVLGR
- a CDS encoding class I SAM-dependent methyltransferase: MRRFSADYLRRTREGMWADSRDALVPLELDDRERILDVGCGTGELSRVLAAESPGKVIGCDADPGLLEVAREHVPVVAGDATRLPFPDDAVDLVVCQALLINLPDPVAAVSEFARVSSDLVAAIEPDNAAVAIDSSVASEARLARRARRAYLEGIETDVSLGADASETFEAADLEVLETRRYDHTRTIEPPYDDPALAAARRKATGSGLADDRETMLAGDLSPAGYDDLRSEWRAMGRDVVEQMRDGEYCRRETVPFYVTVGRA
- a CDS encoding phosphatase PAP2 family protein, which gives rise to MRLEGESEVIREAFPEAYVDVAVFVTELGASTTLMFVLAMNYWLTRRHETALVVSYTLAGAAFLIGLKAILGMPRPPEELFLIPLDGDEYGFPSGHAFAAALVYGGLVSAFDRTRDFRVVAGAATLIGLIALSRVVLGVHYLGDVLVGGALGVAFLLVLERLVAGDPRRGFAIAAVLAIPSIVVTGGADQALIALGGGLGGLAVSSRLEELPALRSRLEGAILALGGLAFVAVAVVVESIVGWFEPAFVVVYAAIVVGILLAPAAVGRLEWSRLES
- a CDS encoding DUF502 domain-containing protein, whose amino-acid sequence is MTSWKRDFASGLVVLGPILVTLYIIYWLYGLIAGITPGLILDADALIPLIPGDSDQAEQSREQIAQFLRVIVALTVFAILTLSMGYLMRTTVGGLVERMVDDVANSVPGLRVVYNASKMAAETAFGEQESLQSPVKLETWNGLRMTAFKTGKKTSDGREVLFMPTSPNITTGFVIEVEPDRITELDEDVEDALTRVLSAGFGDAEGSRGMDAGVPIDVVDDRVAKKSDDDD
- a CDS encoding MBL fold metallo-hydrolase, whose translation is MAVHHVTEDAETFTCNVFLVLGERTTLVDAGAMDGIVEAIREHTDELDAVVLTHQHGDHVEQLEAVCEAFDPEVYAYADHPDRTYELADGDVVPIGDEEFEVVFTPGHADDHVSFVSETTLFSGDVVVHDDGAFDYGSFGRTDMPGQSREELIESIDRLLERLPDSVEQLYAGHGGVFHGDVRDVVETALERAEKREPKYPDG
- a CDS encoding DUF367 family protein; translation: MECHVYYEGDDDPKKCTARRLERFDRAILHRSMRAVPYGVVLNPHAERALSPADAEEALDTIVALDCSWESAEEAAFTMRGVHRALPFLVAANPVNYGRPFRLTTAEALAAALAIFGDREQAAHLLEPFRWGETFLTLNEEPLRRYADCTDSSEVVAVQDDYLADESADTD
- a CDS encoding SHOCT domain-containing protein encodes the protein MARRTNWFFQSLTAIAAVATLPLGILAGLFVGLTAALAVFVVGWLLLVPTFAILSGETMAVGTDPDEVERWMDVAERAKERGRNGNETADENSLETLRDRYARGELTDEQFEHKLERLLETETLEDVEKWAQDARDERDRNLEYES
- a CDS encoding CDP-2,3-bis-(O-geranylgeranyl)-sn-glycerol synthase → MAVLETIVVAFWAMLPAYVPNNAAVLAGGGRPIDGGRTWGGRRILGDGKTWRGTAVGTAVGAALALLLNAIGSDVGSALGVSLPTFPPAVVIALPFGAMLGDILASFLKRRTGRERGAAFPGVDQLDFVVVSLALAFLVEPGWFLETFTLPVLAVIVIITPVLHVTTNVIAYKLGLKNEPW
- a CDS encoding 50S ribosomal protein L40e; amino-acid sequence: MASFDAAERRTLDKLICMRCNARNHQRAERCRKCGYDKLRPKAKEARST
- a CDS encoding SHOCT domain-containing protein — its product is MDDDPATRVRENLTEITATLVTGLWLLLLFTPGTGQLWLPVLLVGYIVVVPIVALLFGDEADRREWWEWEDEESEAVDSSDEASTTVPSSPSQSNNRNALETLRDRYARGELTDEQFEHKLGRLLETETLEDVEKWAQDARDERDRNLEYES